In Lotus japonicus ecotype B-129 chromosome 5, LjGifu_v1.2, one genomic interval encodes:
- the LOC130716870 gene encoding nuclear transcription factor Y subunit B-1-like gives MADAPTSPVGGSHESGGEQSPRGSAREQDRYLPIANISRIMKKGLPANGKIAKDAKDTMQECVSEFISFITSEASEKCQKEKRKTINGDDLLWAMATLGFEDYIEPLKLYLARYRELEGDTKGSARSGDGSGRRDQVGIAGQNAQLVHQGSLNYIGSQVQPQHLVMPSMQSHE, from the exons ATGGCGGATGCACCAACCAGCCCCGTCGGCGGGAGTCACGAGAGTGGCGGCGAGCAGAGTCCGCGTGGTTCAGCGCGGGAACAGGACCGGTACCTGCCAATTGCCAATATCAGCCGGATCATGAAGAAGGGTTTGCCGGCTAATGGGAAGATTGCTAAGGATGCTAAGGATACCATGCAGGAATGTGTTTCTGAATTCATCAGCTTTATTACCAGCGA GGCGAGTGAGAAATGccagaaagagaagagaaagaccATTAATGGAGATGATTTGCTGTGGGCGATGGCTACGTTAGGATTTGAAGACTATATAGAGCCGCTCAAGTTGTACCTAGCAAGGTACAGAGAG TTGGAG GGTGACACTAAAGGATCTGCTAGAAGTGGTGATGGATCTGGTAGACGAGATCAAGTTGGAATTGCAGGTCAAAATGCTCAG CTTGTTCATCAGGGTTCGCTGAACTATATTGGTTCCCAG
- the LOC130716869 gene encoding uncharacterized protein LOC130716869, translating into MIYYQCLIITTRVPLAISITVKRHDIDGALGILRWVMPLFERIDDSIFLNVSIFIAFVFVLFSATIGSISANLNSVPILDGTNFKDWKENMEIVLGCMDLDLALRVEKPASPTESSTSEQRKDYEKWDRSNRMSLMIIKRGIPEVFRGTISEEIKGAKDFLAEIEKRFAKSDKAETSTLLQNLISMKYQGKGNIREYIMGMSNIASKLKALKLELSDDLLIHLVLLSLPAQFSQFKISYNCQKEKWSLNELISFCVQEEERLKQERKESAHFVSTSKDKGKRKKTVEPKNEAADAPAQKKQKEDDTCYFCNVSGHMKKKCTKYHAWRARKGLPKLPEAK; encoded by the exons atgatttattatcaatgtttgatcattacaacaagagtaccacTAGCAATTAGTATTACTGTCAAAAGACATGATATTGATGGTGCACTAGGTATCTTGAGATGGGTTATGCCATTATTTGAACGTATTGatgattcaatttttcttaatgtgagtatatttatagcatttgtttttgttctattttcagCTACTATCGGTTCGATATCTGCTAATCTGAATTCGGTTCCGATCCTTGATGGAACAAATTTTAAGGATTGGAAAGAGAACATGGAAATTGTTCTTGGCTGCATGGATCTTGACCTTGCACTAAGGGTGGAGAAACCCGCTTCTCCTACGGAATCTAGTACCTCTGAACAGAGGAAAGATTATGAGAAGTGGGATCGCTCCAATCGCATGAGTCTTATGATCATTAAGCGCGGCATTCCTGAGGTCTTTAGGGGTACTATCTCGGAAGAGATAAAAGGTGCCAAAGATTTCCTTGCTGAAATCGAAAAGCGCTTTGCAAAAAGCGATAAGGCGGAAACAAGTACTCttcttcagaacttgatttcCATGAAATATCAGGGCAAAGGAAATATAAGGGAATACATTATGGGCATGTCAAATATTGCTTCAAAACTTAAGGCGCTAAAGCTTGAGCTGTCGGATGACTTGCTCATTCATTTAGTATTGCTTTCTCTTCCTGCACAATTCAGTCAGTTTAAGATATCTTATAACTGTCAAAAGGAGAAATGGTCTCTTAACGAGCTCATTTCATTTTGTGTGcaagaagaggaaaggttgaagcaagaaaggaaagaaagtgcTCATTTTGTTAGCACCTCTAAAGACAagggcaaaagaaagaaaactgttGAGCCCAAGAATGAAGCTGCAGATGCTCCagcacaaaagaaacagaaagaggATGATACCTGTTACTTTTGCAATGTGTCTGggcatatgaaaaagaaatgtaCTAAATATCACGCTTGGCGTGCAAGGAAAG GGTTGCCTAAGCTACCGGAAGCCAAATGA